From a region of the Mycobacterium sp. SMC-8 genome:
- a CDS encoding zinc ribbon domain-containing protein — MKASVAQQQLLAELAELDAELGRLGHRAKNLPEQKAVEEAQVAHRAANDRLAALQIALADLDAQIAKFDTEIDGVRQREDRDRALLDGGTVDPKQLADLQHELETLQRRQASLEDSQLEVMQRREDLAADQARESATVDELQTALDDAQRACDVARAELTEGEGRAAARRAELVAAIDDELVTLYERQRARGGVGAGVLQGRRCGACRIEIDKGESARIAAAADDDVLRCPECSAILLRVKASRP; from the coding sequence GTGAAAGCCTCAGTGGCACAACAGCAGTTGCTCGCCGAGCTGGCCGAGCTCGACGCCGAGCTGGGCCGGCTCGGGCACCGCGCCAAGAACCTGCCCGAGCAGAAGGCGGTGGAGGAGGCACAGGTCGCGCACCGTGCGGCCAACGACCGCCTCGCCGCGTTGCAGATCGCGCTGGCCGACCTGGACGCACAGATCGCCAAGTTCGACACCGAGATCGACGGCGTGCGTCAGCGCGAAGACCGCGACCGCGCGCTGTTAGACGGCGGGACCGTCGACCCCAAGCAGCTCGCCGACCTGCAGCACGAGCTGGAAACCCTGCAGCGGCGTCAGGCCAGCCTCGAGGATTCCCAGTTGGAGGTCATGCAGCGACGCGAGGATCTCGCGGCCGACCAGGCCCGCGAGTCGGCCACCGTCGACGAACTGCAGACCGCGCTGGACGACGCGCAACGCGCATGTGACGTCGCCCGCGCCGAGCTGACCGAGGGCGAGGGGCGGGCGGCGGCCAGGCGTGCGGAACTGGTCGCCGCGATCGACGACGAGCTCGTCACGCTCTACGAACGCCAACGTGCGCGCGGCGGCGTGGGCGCCGGTGTGCTGCAAGGCCGTCGCTGCGGAGCCTGCCGGATCGAGATCGACAAGGGCGAATCGGCGCGGATCGCCGCAGCCGCCGACGACGACGTGCTGCGGTGCCCTGAGTGCTCGGCGATCCTGTTGCGGGTCAAGGCTTCTCGTCCATGA
- a CDS encoding cobalamin biosynthesis protein encodes MFARGLGMAVGVVSDLWFGDPRRGHPVALFGSGAAALERRTYADDRRAGVAHIAALLGAVGAAGLVLERAARRRSGWAEAACVAAATFTAAGGTTLSRTGEHMAELLGAGDIDGARRLLPSLCGRDPSVLDAAGLTRAALESIAENTSDAQIGPLVWAALGGTPGVLVYRGANTLDAMIGSRSSRYVRFGWAAARFDDLVNLVPARVTGLLVVLCAPAVGGSPVGAWRAWRRDADRHPSPNAGVAEAAFAGALGVRLGGPTQYAHELEIRPTLGDGRVPAVDDLARAVRLSRAVQLVAAAAAVSVACRSGRRVSARW; translated from the coding sequence ATGTTCGCGCGTGGCTTGGGCATGGCTGTCGGTGTGGTGTCGGACCTGTGGTTCGGTGATCCGCGCCGCGGGCATCCGGTGGCGTTGTTCGGCAGCGGGGCAGCGGCTTTGGAGCGGCGCACCTATGCCGACGATCGCCGCGCCGGGGTGGCGCACATCGCGGCGCTGCTCGGGGCGGTCGGCGCCGCGGGGCTCGTGCTGGAGCGGGCCGCCCGGCGGCGCAGCGGGTGGGCCGAGGCCGCGTGCGTGGCGGCGGCGACGTTCACCGCCGCGGGCGGGACCACGCTGAGCCGCACCGGTGAGCACATGGCGGAGTTGCTCGGCGCCGGCGACATCGACGGCGCGCGGCGGTTGTTGCCGTCGCTGTGCGGGCGCGACCCTTCGGTGCTCGACGCGGCGGGTCTCACCCGGGCCGCGCTGGAGTCGATCGCGGAGAACACCTCCGACGCGCAGATCGGCCCGCTGGTGTGGGCGGCGCTGGGCGGGACCCCCGGGGTGCTGGTGTACCGCGGTGCCAACACGCTCGACGCGATGATCGGCAGCAGATCTTCGCGGTATGTCCGGTTCGGTTGGGCCGCAGCACGATTCGATGACCTGGTGAACCTGGTCCCGGCGCGGGTGACGGGGCTGCTGGTGGTGTTGTGCGCGCCTGCGGTCGGAGGTTCACCGGTCGGGGCGTGGCGGGCTTGGCGACGTGACGCAGACCGACATCCCAGCCCGAACGCCGGGGTGGCCGAGGCGGCGTTCGCCGGTGCGCTCGGGGTACGGCTCGGTGGGCCGACGCAGTACGCGCACGAGCTGGAGATCCGGCCGACGCTGGGGGACGGGCGCGTCCCGGCCGTCGACGATCTGGCGCGGGCGGTCCGGCTGTCCCGCGCGGTTCAGCTGGTCGCCGCGGCAGCGGCGGTCAGCGTCGCTTGCCGTAGCGGTCGGCGAGTTTCTGCTCGGTGGTGA
- a CDS encoding HAD hydrolase-like protein, which translates to MLDSTRRVAPVGRGDLVIFDLDGTLTDSAEGIVASFRHALHSVGATVPDGDLVSRIVGPPMHVTLSQMGLGERADAAIAAYRADYVSRGWSMNRPFEGIPALLSDLGTAGVRMAVATSKAEPTAQRILAHFGLDVCFEVIAGASPDGTRAVKSDVVARALEQLAPVPDRVVMIGDRFHDVEGAAVHGIGTIVVGWGYGHRDFTDGDGGALAHVTDVDDLREVLGV; encoded by the coding sequence ATGCTGGACAGCACCCGCCGCGTCGCCCCCGTCGGGCGCGGCGACCTGGTGATCTTCGACCTCGACGGCACCCTGACCGATTCCGCCGAGGGCATCGTCGCCAGCTTCCGTCACGCCCTGCACTCCGTCGGCGCCACCGTCCCCGACGGTGACCTGGTCAGCCGGATCGTGGGGCCGCCCATGCACGTCACACTGAGTCAGATGGGCCTCGGTGAGCGCGCCGACGCCGCGATCGCCGCGTATCGCGCTGACTACGTCAGCCGCGGCTGGTCGATGAACCGGCCGTTCGAGGGCATCCCGGCGTTGCTGTCGGATCTGGGTACCGCAGGCGTGCGGATGGCGGTGGCGACGTCGAAGGCCGAACCGACGGCTCAGCGAATCCTCGCCCACTTCGGCCTCGACGTCTGCTTCGAGGTCATCGCCGGCGCCAGCCCCGACGGCACCCGGGCCGTCAAGTCCGACGTCGTCGCGCGCGCCCTGGAGCAACTGGCGCCGGTCCCGGACCGGGTGGTGATGATCGGCGACCGCTTCCACGACGTCGAGGGCGCCGCGGTCCACGGCATCGGCACCATCGTGGTCGGCTGGGGCTACGGCCACCGTGACTTCACCGACGGCGACGGTGGCGCGCTGGCGCACGTCACCGATGTGGACGACCTGCGTGAGGTGCTCGGTGTCTGA
- a CDS encoding amidohydrolase, protein MADVILTAKTIITMDDAVPRAEAVAVSGDRIVAVGRIEDCRAALPGAEVVDTGAAALAPGFVEPHGHPLISGVATQAPARSIAPWDCPTWADVQAVFADALATSEPGTPLWFAGYDALLHGHPAPKADELDRIFGDRVTVVTDNSGHGAYFNSALIRSNGWDAKPPADPVASHFGRNPDGSLNGQGFELPVVTAVTMPLMAQMGDPLVSAAHYYALMARGGYTSTSDMTYDPKFAAGYEALAAAPSCPLRVSMWEMSVTDTYSEPTTFAAGEEWLTKAGVKLWADGSPWVGNIAISFPYLDTEATRTAGIDPATAGGADSMNYSRQQLDAILDRAAPAGWQMAFHANGDLALDLALDSYEDALTRHRLVGTDHRWRLEHCGAGTRRHFDRAARLGVHVSLAPFQYYYWGELLDGAMFAPEHGGRWAAFGDAVASGACVSLHNDGSVSPPEPLTNIATAVTRRTRKGTVHRADQAITLDQAWRAQTVDAARTLHRDQLVGSITAGKLADFVELTADPWTVAPDALIDTVRVAGTWLGGRRIDLDAFLSAVAGADNTEHAHLAVRDTKACC, encoded by the coding sequence ATGGCTGATGTGATCTTGACCGCAAAGACCATCATCACGATGGACGACGCCGTTCCGCGGGCAGAGGCGGTCGCGGTGTCCGGCGACAGGATCGTGGCGGTGGGCCGCATCGAGGACTGCCGCGCCGCGCTGCCGGGCGCCGAGGTGGTCGACACCGGGGCGGCCGCGTTGGCCCCGGGATTTGTTGAGCCGCATGGCCATCCATTGATCAGCGGGGTCGCCACCCAGGCGCCGGCGAGGTCGATCGCCCCATGGGACTGCCCCACCTGGGCCGACGTCCAGGCGGTGTTCGCCGACGCGCTGGCCACCAGCGAACCCGGCACCCCGCTGTGGTTCGCCGGCTACGACGCGCTGCTGCACGGCCATCCGGCACCCAAAGCCGACGAACTCGACCGGATCTTCGGGGACCGCGTCACCGTCGTCACCGACAACTCCGGGCACGGCGCGTACTTCAACTCGGCGCTGATCCGCAGCAACGGCTGGGACGCCAAGCCGCCCGCCGACCCGGTCGCCTCCCACTTCGGACGCAACCCGGACGGATCGCTGAACGGCCAGGGCTTCGAGTTGCCGGTGGTCACCGCCGTCACCATGCCGCTGATGGCCCAGATGGGCGACCCGCTGGTCTCGGCCGCGCACTATTACGCGCTGATGGCGCGGGGCGGCTACACCTCGACCTCGGACATGACCTACGACCCGAAGTTCGCCGCCGGCTACGAGGCGCTCGCCGCCGCACCGTCGTGTCCGCTGCGGGTCAGCATGTGGGAGATGTCGGTCACCGACACCTATTCCGAGCCAACCACTTTCGCGGCGGGTGAGGAGTGGCTCACCAAGGCAGGTGTCAAACTGTGGGCCGACGGCTCGCCGTGGGTGGGTAACATCGCGATCTCGTTCCCGTACCTCGACACCGAGGCCACCCGCACCGCCGGCATCGATCCGGCCACCGCGGGCGGCGCGGATTCGATGAACTACAGCCGCCAACAGCTCGACGCGATCCTGGACCGCGCCGCGCCCGCGGGTTGGCAGATGGCCTTCCACGCCAACGGCGATCTGGCCCTGGACCTGGCGCTGGACTCCTACGAGGACGCGCTGACCCGGCACCGTCTGGTCGGCACCGACCACCGCTGGCGACTGGAGCACTGCGGTGCGGGGACCCGGAGACATTTCGACCGGGCCGCCCGGCTCGGGGTGCACGTGTCGCTGGCGCCGTTCCAGTACTACTACTGGGGCGAACTGCTCGACGGGGCGATGTTCGCCCCGGAGCATGGGGGGCGCTGGGCGGCGTTCGGCGACGCCGTCGCCTCCGGCGCCTGTGTGTCGCTGCACAACGACGGTTCGGTGTCGCCGCCCGAGCCACTGACCAACATCGCCACCGCGGTGACCCGCCGTACCCGCAAGGGCACCGTGCACCGCGCCGATCAGGCCATCACGCTGGACCAGGCCTGGCGTGCGCAGACCGTCGACGCCGCACGTACGCTGCACCGCGACCAGCTGGTCGGATCGATCACGGCGGGCAAGCTGGCCGACTTCGTCGAGCTGACCGCCGACCCGTGGACGGTCGCACCCGACGCGCTGATCGACACCGTGCGGGTGGCCGGCACCTGGCTGGGCGGCCGCCGGATCGATCTGGACGCGTTTCTTTCCGCGGTGGCCGGCGCCGACAA
- a CDS encoding low molecular weight protein-tyrosine-phosphatase, with protein sequence MSEVLHVTFICSGNICRSPMAEKMFAHQLDQRGLAGVVRVSSAGTGHWHEGEPADRRAGHVLRAHGYPSAHRAAQVTDDHLSADLIVALGRNHLRMLQHMGVPAERLRLLRSFDSRSGAHVLDVEDPYYGTQDDFEDVLTVIDAALPGLHRWVDEQLAGRERVG encoded by the coding sequence GTGTCTGAGGTGCTGCACGTGACGTTCATCTGCTCGGGCAACATCTGCCGCAGCCCGATGGCCGAGAAGATGTTCGCCCACCAGCTCGATCAACGCGGGCTGGCCGGTGTCGTCCGGGTCAGCAGCGCGGGCACCGGCCACTGGCACGAGGGTGAGCCGGCCGACCGTCGCGCCGGGCATGTGCTCCGCGCGCACGGCTACCCGTCGGCACACCGCGCCGCCCAGGTCACCGACGACCACCTCTCGGCCGACCTCATCGTGGCGCTCGGCCGCAATCATCTGCGGATGCTGCAGCACATGGGGGTGCCGGCCGAACGGCTGCGCCTGCTGCGCTCCTTCGACTCGAGGTCGGGGGCGCATGTCCTCGACGTCGAGGATCCGTACTACGGCACCCAGGACGACTTCGAGGACGTCTTGACGGTGATCGACGCGGCGCTGCCGGGCCTGCACCGCTGGGTGGACGAGCAGCTGGCCGGACGGGAACGGGTGGGCTGA
- a CDS encoding Nif3-like dinuclear metal center hexameric protein → MASVRLVDVIDVLEAAYPARLAQSWDSVGLVCGDPAEPVESVTVAVDATAAVVAQVPEGGLLLAHHPLLLRGVDSVAVDTTKGALVHSLIRTRRSLFTAHTNADSASPGVSDALADTLGLEVCDVLSPVPSGPALDKWVVFVPVENAEAVRSAMFAAGAGQIGDYSQCSWSVAGTGQFLPEDGAVPAIGTVGTVEHVAEDRVEMVAPAARRGAVLAGLRAAHPYEEPAYDIVALQNPPGDVGLGRIGILAEPEPLSAFVSRVRAALPSTSWGVRASGDPDAVVSRVAVCGGAGDSLLAEVAAAGVQAYVTADLRHHPADEHRRASDVALIDAAHWATEFPWCHQAAALLRTHFGSSLPVTVSDVRTDPWNVEGC, encoded by the coding sequence GTGGCAAGTGTCCGGTTGGTCGACGTCATCGACGTGCTCGAAGCGGCCTATCCTGCCCGTCTGGCGCAGAGCTGGGATTCCGTCGGGCTTGTTTGCGGAGACCCGGCCGAGCCGGTGGAATCGGTCACCGTGGCCGTGGACGCCACCGCCGCGGTGGTGGCGCAGGTGCCCGAGGGCGGCCTGCTGCTGGCCCACCATCCGCTGCTGCTGCGGGGAGTGGATTCGGTGGCGGTGGACACGACGAAGGGCGCGCTGGTCCACTCGCTGATCCGCACCCGCCGCTCGCTGTTCACCGCGCACACCAACGCCGACAGCGCGTCGCCCGGGGTGTCGGACGCCCTGGCCGACACCTTGGGTCTCGAGGTTTGCGACGTCCTGTCGCCGGTGCCGTCCGGGCCTGCGCTCGATAAGTGGGTGGTGTTCGTGCCGGTCGAGAACGCCGAGGCGGTGCGTTCGGCGATGTTCGCCGCCGGCGCCGGGCAGATCGGCGACTACTCGCAGTGCAGCTGGAGTGTGGCGGGCACGGGTCAATTCCTGCCGGAAGACGGCGCCGTACCGGCGATCGGGACGGTCGGCACCGTCGAGCACGTCGCCGAGGACCGCGTAGAGATGGTGGCCCCGGCCGCCCGACGGGGCGCGGTGCTCGCCGGGTTGCGCGCCGCACATCCCTACGAGGAACCGGCGTACGACATCGTGGCGTTGCAGAACCCGCCCGGCGACGTCGGGTTAGGGCGTATCGGGATCCTTGCGGAACCGGAACCCTTGTCGGCGTTCGTGTCCCGGGTCCGTGCCGCGCTGCCGAGCACATCCTGGGGGGTGCGCGCCTCCGGTGATCCCGACGCGGTCGTGTCCCGCGTCGCGGTCTGCGGCGGGGCGGGGGACTCGCTGCTGGCCGAGGTGGCGGCCGCGGGGGTGCAGGCCTACGTCACCGCCGATCTGCGCCACCACCCGGCCGACGAACACCGCCGCGCCTCGGACGTCGCGCTGATCGACGCCGCCCACTGGGCCACCGAGTTCCCGTGGTGCCATCAAGCCGCGGCCCTGCTGCGCACCCACTTCGGCTCGTCGCTGCCTGTCACGGTGTCCGACGTGCGTACCGATCCATGGAATGTCGAGGGATGTTGA
- a CDS encoding SURF1 family protein, which yields MRRWAFLLRPQWLALFVVVLAFAYLCFTVLAPWQLGKNTKTSRENDQISRSLTAEPVPVTSALPQQDSAAPDEQWQQVTATGRYLPESEVLARLRLIDGDPAFEVLVPFAVDGGPTVLVDRGYVRPIEGSKVPEFDAPPTETVTITARLRDSEGVARDKAPFEADGVTQVYSINIDQISALTGVPLAGSYLQLVDNQPGGLGVIPLPHLDAGPFLSYGIQWIAFGIIAPIGVGYFVYSEIQVRRREKAQADAESELAADEPAPVTTEQKLADRYGKRR from the coding sequence ATGCGACGGTGGGCCTTTCTGCTCCGACCACAATGGCTGGCGCTGTTCGTGGTCGTCCTGGCGTTCGCCTACCTGTGCTTCACCGTGCTTGCGCCGTGGCAGCTGGGCAAGAACACCAAGACCTCCCGGGAGAACGACCAGATCTCCCGCTCCCTGACCGCCGAGCCGGTTCCGGTGACCAGCGCGCTGCCGCAGCAGGATTCGGCGGCCCCGGACGAACAGTGGCAGCAGGTCACCGCGACGGGCCGGTACCTGCCCGAATCCGAGGTGCTGGCCCGGCTGCGGCTGATCGACGGCGACCCCGCGTTCGAGGTGCTGGTGCCGTTCGCCGTGGACGGCGGGCCGACCGTGCTGGTCGACCGCGGATACGTGCGCCCGATCGAGGGATCGAAGGTGCCGGAGTTCGATGCGCCGCCGACGGAGACGGTGACGATCACCGCGCGGCTGCGTGACTCCGAGGGCGTCGCCCGGGACAAGGCGCCGTTCGAGGCCGACGGCGTAACGCAGGTGTACTCGATCAACATCGACCAGATCTCGGCTCTGACCGGTGTGCCGCTGGCCGGTTCGTATCTGCAGCTGGTGGACAACCAGCCCGGCGGGCTCGGGGTGATCCCGCTGCCGCACCTCGACGCGGGGCCGTTCCTGTCCTACGGCATCCAGTGGATCGCATTCGGCATCATCGCCCCGATCGGCGTCGGGTATTTCGTGTACTCGGAGATCCAGGTGCGCCGCCGCGAGAAGGCGCAGGCCGACGCCGAATCCGAGCTCGCGGCTGACGAGCCCGCACCGGTCACCACCGAGCAGAAACTCGCCGACCGCTACGGCAAGCGACGCTGA